The Marinifilum sp. JC120 region AAAAGAAGATATCAATGAACTTCCATGAAATGGTTTCACGGGATAAAAGAAGATATCAATGAACTTCCATGAAATGRTTTCACGGGATTCAGCCAATTGTMTTGATCGTGGRATATCATTGAGAAATAGGAATCCGTGTTATCAAAGGATTTCCTGCGATTATTTTTAGTTYTAGTATGGAATGAGTCAATCATCCACTTTGGTATCTTATTGAACAAAAATGGTGATATTGTTCCTCCATTGATCAAGAATTTCGATTTTTGGSAAGTMTCATGATCATCCAATAAGAAGGGTTTCMWTTTTTTCAAATGAACGATTTGAAGACCTATTGATTCTAAMAACTGATTGCAGAGTTGATCRTTMGGACCTTTCAATTCATAGATGTGGATCTCRGACCTATGAATRGGGATATTCYCGAAACTCACAAAGAAAAAAGGAAGTGAGTTAGACAAAAAGAGAAGYAACTTGGACAAAAAAAGAAGTRACTTRGACAAAAAGMAACGAAGTGACTTAGACAAATCTTTTTTRTCRATAACCTCAGACCAATCAATCGAATATTGATTAATACRTAATYGATCGAACACTACTTGAAAACGGCTCTTCYGCTCAGAAACGAAATGTTCCAAATGYTCCTGGAAATTCTTGCTCCCATTGGACCATTTGTATCTATATGCATTARGATCCCGATTYRTGGATCTCTCGGTTYGAGAAAKAAAAATAAGAGGATCRAACCATTTCTTCTGACTCTTTTTCAAATTCGAKAAATGTTGGTTGATCSTATMTTTCATTATAGTTCTATGATTCAGAGTATCATTTCCTATTWGATCCCTTTGAATTCCATATTCGAAGTTGCGATCRGRTCTMTTCATTAAAAAGAATCGATTCRATACATTTCTTATGTACCCATAGGGACTATATTGGAATTGGATTTGAATCAKATTTYGGATCAATCTATATTGATTGACTRCCTYCATTATGTTGTTGCTAGCAAATACCACTCTTTTTTGATCTTCCAAAKMATTCCCGCAGGAGATCCGGACCCWWWTTTTTCTGAKCCTTCGATAAAAAGATTCATTYTCTTCATAAAAAATAGGAGGTAGAACCAATAAAGATTTCTTTTTYGATTCATCCCTGRAGTTGAAWACCYCMTTCAAGAATTKTTTTKGATCCAATCCRTAGGAATCRATAGAAAAGGCAAATCYCTTATGATACACCAGATCCGGCTCGGTTATTGATAGAGTKAATARATCTGCCATTTCTTGAAATCTCTCTTCTGACTCGTGGYGYAACGTGTATCCYCCCCTSTTCCGKTCATGGAATAGATGAAATAAAYCAAAAAATGGATTTTKGTTCAAGAATGAAATCTTRTTGGAACTGTCCATATCCAGTTCATCCTTCGGAACCATATCACATCCCAGATCTGATGAAATAGGATGAATTGAGACGGTATTTTGTAAATACGTAATTATCTTGAATATATTAACYATTTCTTTATTTTCCGATCGCCTGGAAGGGACAAAAGAAASATMTTGTTCTTTCTTCAACAATTTCTGATCYCTAGTGGACCYCTCAGTAGGATTCGAACCCAGATGAAGTTCTGACCATCTGTCAGMGAAAA contains the following coding sequences:
- a CDS encoding DUF825 domain-containing protein, giving the protein GKKRGFCCKISNETVAGIDISFKEKDIKYLEFLFVYYMDDPIRKXHDWELFDRLSPXKRRNIINLNSGQLFEILVKYWICYLMXAFREKIPIEVEGFXKQQGAGSTIQSNDIEHVSHLFSRNKWAISLQNCAQFHMWQFHQDLFVSWGKNPHESDFFRKISRENWIWLDNVWLVNKDRFFSKVRNVSSNXQYDSTRSNFVQVTBSSQLXGSSDQXXDXFDSIXNEDSEYHYHTLINQREIQQLKERSILXDPSFJQTEXXEIESDRFPKXLSGYSSMXRLFTEREKXMNNHLLPEEXEEFJGNPTRXIRSFFXDRWSELHLGSNPTEXSTRDQKLLKKEQXXSFVPSRRSENKEXVNIFKIITYLQNTVSIHPISSDLGCDMVPKDELDMDSSNKISFLNXNPFFXLFHLFHXRXRGGYTLXHESEERFQEMADLXTLSITEPDLVYHKXFAFSIDSYGLDXKXFLXXVFNXRDESKKKSLLVLPPIFYEENESFYRRJRKXXVRISCGNXLEDQKRVVFASNNIMXXVNQYRLIXNXIQIQFQYSPYGYIRNVXNRFFLMXRXDRNFEYGIQRDXIGNDTLNHRTIMKXXINQHXSNLKKSQKKWFDPLIFJSXTERSXNRDXNAYRYKWSNGSKNFQEHLEHFVSEXKSRFQVVFDXLXINQYSIDWSEVIDKKDLSKSLRXFLSKXLLFLSKLLLFLSNSLPFFFVSFXNIPIHRSEIHIYELKGPNDQLCNQXLESIGLQIVHLKKXKPFLLDDHXTXQKSKFLINGGTISPFLFNKIPKWMIDSFHTXTKNNRRKSFDNTDSYFSMIXHDQXNWLNPVKXFHGSSLISSFIP